Proteins encoded by one window of Manihot esculenta cultivar AM560-2 chromosome 10, M.esculenta_v8, whole genome shotgun sequence:
- the LOC110624914 gene encoding alpha-galactosidase 1: MRFSGAATRIMGRRHSPYLFFCAFLLCSSCIVASSRKLLLDNGLGLTPPMGWNSWNHFHCQINKTIVKETADALVSTGLARLGYVYVNIDDCWGESKRDQQGNLVANKTTFPSGIKALADYVHGKGLKLGIYADAGLRTCTGKVAGSLGHEEQDANTFASWGVDYLKYDNCYNNDVKPTIRYKAMSAALKKTGRPIFFSMCEWGDMRPALWGADVGNSWRTTDDISDSWESMLKVADMNEVYAAYAKPGGWNDPDMLEVGNGGMKYNEYVVHFSIWAISKAPLLLGCDVRSLSNETMQIISNEEVIAINQDSLGVQARKVRMEGQRDIWAGPLSGDRVVVLFVNRKPWKSPMTAHWDDIGIEPTDRAEVRDVWEHRTLPATFEEKLTADVDPRACKLYVLTIIK, translated from the exons ATGCGATTCAGTGGAGCAGCTACACGCATCATGGGCAGACGCCACTCTCCATATCTTTTCTTCTGCGCATTTCTGCTGTGCTCTTCTTGCATCGTGGCATCCAGCAGGAAACTGCTGCTTGATAATGGCCTTGGCCTCACTCCACCTATGGG GTGGAACAGTTGGAATCACTTCCATTGCCAGATAAATAAGACGATTGTTAAAGAAACAG CTGATGCTTTAGTCTCAACTGGGCTAGCACGACTTGGATACGTCTATGTCAACATAG ATGATTGCTGGGGTGAATCTAAAAGAGACCAACAG GGAAATCTTGTAGCCAACAAGACTACATTTCCTTCTGGGATTAAAGCTCTTGCAGATTATGTTCATGGCAAGGGCCTCAAGCTAGGGATCTATGCTGATGCAGG GCTCAGAACATGTACTGGAAAAGTGGCAGGCTCTCTCGGACATGAAGAGCAAGATGCCAATACATTTGCTTCATGG GGAGTTGACTACTTGAAGTATGATAATTGTTATAACAATGATGTGAAACCAACcataag ATACAAAGCAATGTCTGCTGCACTTAAGAAGACGGGGCGCCCCATCTTTTTCTCCATGTGTGAATG GGGGGATATGCGTCCAGCACTTTGGGGAGCAGATGTTGGGAATAGCTGGAGAACTACTGATGACATTTCTGACTCATGGGAGAG TATGCTCAAGGTAGCTGACATGAATGAAGTGTATGCTGCTTATGCTAAACCTGGTGGTTGGAATG ACCCAGATATGCTAGAAGTGGGAAATGGAGGAATGAAGTATAATGAATACGTGGTGCACTTTAGCATATGGGCTATATCTAAG GCACCCCTCCTTTTAGGATGCGATGTACGATCGTTGAGCAACGAGACTATGCAAATTATCAGCAACGAGGAGGTGATAGCTATTAATCAAG ATTCTTTGGGTGTTCAAGCTCGAAAGGTTAGAATGGAAGGACAACGTGAT ATCTGGGCTGGACCTCTATCTGGGGATAGAGTAGTAGTTCTATTTGTAAACAGAAAGCCATGGAAATCTCCAATGACTGCCCATTGGGACGACATTGGTATCGAGCCAACTGATCGAGCTGAAGTTAGAGATGTATGGGAG CACCGTACGCTTCCAGCCACCTttgaagaaaaattaacagCAGATGTGGATCCTCGTGCCTGCAAGCTCTATGTTCTAACCATAATCAAGTAG
- the LOC110624915 gene encoding glycosyltransferase BC10: MARHRGDKEDGVDRHMSLLKLVQILSFLVVFVAGIIMGLATSSHINQYFASQARLFFTNNIEATKIPDNNCTVLRPCKTVDCWSIETFLHPKNLTHSMADEQLFWRASLMPTKEEYPFDRLPKVAFMFLTRGPLPMLPLWERFFRGHEKYFSIYIHTPSNYVLNVSLDSPFYGRQIPSQDVEWGSVSLVDAEKRLLANALLDFSNERFVLLSESCIPVYNFPTVYKYLIHSEHSFVDSYDEPTRYGRGRYNRKMLPDIKLFQWRKGSQWFEVQRALAVHIVSDTKYYSIFKKYCKPACYPDEHYIPTYLNMFQGPFNANRTVTWVDWSLGGPHPATYMGINVTESFIQSIRSNGTECSYNSEMTSVCYLFARKFHPSALEPLLNLTSTVMEF, translated from the exons ATGGCAAGGCATAGAGGAGACAAGGAAGATGGAGTAGATAGGCACATGAGTTTGCTAAAACTGGTGCAAATTTTATCTTTCTTGGTTGTTTTTGTGGCGGGTATAATTATGGGCTTGGCAACAAGTTCTCACATAAATCAGTACTTCGCTTCACAAGCTCGGTTATTCTTCACTAACAACATAGAAGCAACAAAAATCCCAGATAATAATTGCACAGTTTTGAGACCTTGCAAGACGGTTGATTGTTGGAGTATAGAAACTTTTCTTCATCCCAAGAACTTGACTCATAGTATGGCTGATGAGCAGCTTTTTTGGAGGGCTTCTTTGATGCCAACCAAGGAAGAATATCCCTTTGATAGATTGCCTAAAGTGGCTTTCATGTTTTTGACTAGAGGGCCTTTGCCTATGTTGCCATTGTGGGAGAGGTTCTTTAGAGGTCATGAGAAATATTTCTCTATCTATATCCATACGCCTTCTAACTATGTGCTCAATGTTTCATTGGATTCTCCATTCTACGGAAGGCAGATACCAAGCCAG GATGTTGAATGGGGAAGTGTTTCACTGGTTGATGCTGAGAAGCGCCTTCTAGCCAATGCCCTGCTGGATTTCTCAAATGAGCGGTTTGTTCTTCTCTCTGAGAGCTGCATCCCAGTATACAATTTCCCAACTGTCTACAAGTATCTCATTCATTCTGAACATAGCTTTGTTGATTCATATGATGAGCCCACTCGTTATGGTCGTGGACGTTACAACCGTAAAATGCTTCCTGATATTAAGCTCTTTCAATGGAGGAAGGGGTCTCAATGGTTTGAGGTCCAACGGGCTTTGGCTGTTCATATAGTTTCAGACACCAAATACTATTCTATCTTCAAGAAATACTGTAAGCCTGCTTGCTATCCAGATGAGCATTACATTCCAACTTATCTGAACATGTTTCAAGGGCCGTTTAACGCGAATCGCACTGTTACTTGGGTTGATTGGTCGCTAGGAGGCCCGCATCCAGCAACATACATGGGAATTAATGTTACAGAAAGTTTTATACAGTCTATTCGAAGTAATGGAACAGAATGTTCATACAATTCAGAGATGACTTCTGTTTGTTACCTCTTTGCGCGAAAGTTTCATCCAAGTGCACTGGAGCCCTTGCTTAATCTCACCTCAACAGTAATGGAATTTTga